In one window of Tellurirhabdus rosea DNA:
- a CDS encoding fibronectin type III domain-containing protein, which produces MNRPASFLLILAFLLLLGAAATAQDLDFLSVGYPPGATAHTYSGVGNPPVNVDIAISGPGVFSNSSPSATGPGLTTTSVNFSNNTEKKTYTFTFSAPVLGLLFDLRAINQNLSFTNPNRNYQDQVTVTATNGLGQPVAVSFSANPAEAIVSGNTITANSSSASSPVGVSFGDGVQVLTIVFGNGPAAGSNPDANGFTIGDMAWSALPVELVSFRATSEAGGVRLDWETAWEKAADRFVVERSLTAAEFIPLAEQPARGTIDQRQAYVFFDASPLRGTSYYRLRQVDRDGSSSYSEIVSVIRDPDAPLLEVVGNPILDGRIRLRLRNLLPESLTLSRLDGRAIAFTLPMTTGEEATITPTELLQPGVYLLRALVGRHSLVRKVVVQ; this is translated from the coding sequence ATGAATCGTCCCGCTTCCTTTCTGCTGATTCTCGCTTTTCTCCTCCTGCTCGGCGCCGCCGCCACGGCCCAGGACCTCGATTTTCTGAGCGTCGGCTACCCGCCGGGAGCCACGGCTCACACCTATTCCGGCGTCGGCAATCCGCCCGTCAACGTGGATATCGCCATTTCCGGTCCCGGCGTTTTCAGTAATTCCTCGCCTTCAGCCACCGGTCCGGGACTGACCACGACCTCCGTCAATTTTTCCAACAATACCGAAAAGAAAACCTACACCTTTACTTTCAGCGCACCGGTTCTGGGGCTGCTGTTCGACCTGCGAGCGATCAACCAGAATCTCAGTTTTACCAATCCCAACCGCAATTATCAGGACCAGGTCACCGTGACGGCCACCAACGGTCTTGGCCAGCCCGTTGCCGTTTCTTTTTCGGCCAATCCCGCCGAGGCGATCGTCAGCGGCAACACCATCACGGCCAATTCGTCTTCGGCCTCCTCCCCGGTCGGGGTAAGCTTCGGCGACGGCGTCCAGGTGCTGACCATTGTTTTCGGCAACGGCCCCGCGGCGGGCAGCAACCCGGATGCGAACGGTTTCACGATTGGCGACATGGCCTGGTCGGCGCTGCCGGTCGAACTCGTTTCGTTCCGGGCCACTTCCGAAGCCGGGGGCGTGCGGCTCGACTGGGAAACCGCCTGGGAAAAGGCCGCCGACCGTTTTGTGGTGGAGCGCAGCCTGACGGCGGCCGAATTCATTCCTCTCGCCGAACAACCCGCCAGGGGCACCATCGACCAGCGACAGGCGTATGTTTTCTTCGACGCGTCTCCCCTCCGGGGCACCAGCTATTACCGGCTGCGTCAGGTTGACCGGGACGGGTCTTCTTCGTATTCCGAAATCGTGTCGGTCATCCGCGACCCCGACGCCCCTCTGCTGGAAGTGGTTGGCAACCCGATTTTGGACGGCCGCATCCGGCTGCGCCTACGCAATCTGCTTCCGGAGTCGCTGACGCTCAGCCGGCTCGACGGCCGCGCGATTGCCTTCACCTTGCCGATGACGACCGGCGAAGAGGCGACGATTACGCCCACCGAGTTGCTTCAGCCGGGCGTTTATCTCCTTCGGGCGCTGGTCGGCAGGCACTCTCTGGTCCGAAAAGTGGTTGTGCAGTAA
- the recJ gene encoding single-stranded-DNA-specific exonuclease RecJ — MTEKRWIHRPQPSTTEELKAVEDLTRQLNITPFLAMLLVQRGVYSFEQARTFFRPELAHLHDPFLMKDMDQAVLRLQMALLRNEKILVYGDYDVDGTTSVALFYGFLKTIHSNLDFYIPDRYKEGYGVSSAGIEWAAENGFSLIVSLDCGIKSVDKVQEAADYGIDFIICDHHRPGSYLPTCCAVLDPKREDCSYPYKELTGCGVGFKLLQALCLLRDIPLERLFDFLDLVVVSIASDIVPITGENRVLAYYGLKRLNASPRPGLKALIQIASLRDELDIMNVVFGIGPRINAAGRIKHAKAAVQLLLSETEEEATGHAFEINEHNNSRRQYDSSITEEALAMIQADEWLRNAKSTVLFNNGWHKGVIGIVASRCIEKFHRPTIILTESHNKAAGSARSVPGFDVYEAIEECADLLEQFGGHTFAAGLTLKIENVPLFRQRFEEVVQRRIREEQLIPQVEIDLPIDLSAVDMKFHKILKQMAPFGPENMSPVFCTDEVYLYSGPFTMKEKHLKFQIQHHSSPQIFTCIGFNMAHYALELRRGEPFSICYQIELNHYNGQTSLQLYLKDIKIASRTVPNQQILSGTGLRQDF; from the coding sequence ATGACCGAAAAGCGCTGGATTCACCGACCACAACCGAGCACGACCGAGGAGCTGAAGGCCGTTGAAGACCTTACACGCCAGCTGAACATCACCCCGTTTCTGGCGATGCTGCTGGTGCAACGGGGTGTCTACTCGTTTGAACAGGCCAGGACGTTCTTTCGGCCGGAACTGGCTCATCTGCACGATCCCTTTCTGATGAAGGACATGGACCAGGCCGTCCTGCGGCTGCAAATGGCCCTTCTCCGGAACGAAAAAATCCTGGTGTACGGCGATTACGACGTGGATGGTACTACTTCAGTGGCGCTGTTCTACGGATTTCTGAAAACGATTCATTCGAACCTCGATTTTTATATTCCCGACCGGTACAAAGAAGGCTACGGCGTATCCTCTGCCGGGATCGAATGGGCGGCCGAAAACGGCTTTTCCCTGATTGTCAGCCTCGACTGCGGGATCAAATCCGTGGACAAGGTGCAGGAAGCTGCCGACTACGGCATTGATTTCATCATCTGCGACCACCACCGGCCCGGCAGCTACCTTCCGACCTGCTGCGCCGTGCTGGACCCCAAACGCGAGGATTGTTCCTATCCCTACAAGGAACTGACGGGCTGCGGCGTAGGCTTCAAGCTGCTTCAGGCGCTCTGCCTGCTGCGCGATATTCCGCTCGAACGGCTGTTTGATTTTCTGGATCTGGTGGTGGTCAGCATCGCCTCCGACATTGTCCCCATTACCGGCGAAAACCGCGTGCTGGCGTACTACGGCCTCAAGCGCCTGAACGCTTCTCCCCGGCCGGGCCTCAAAGCCCTCATCCAGATCGCGAGCCTGCGGGATGAACTCGATATCATGAACGTGGTGTTCGGCATCGGGCCGCGCATCAACGCCGCCGGGCGGATCAAGCACGCCAAAGCCGCGGTGCAACTTCTCCTGTCCGAAACGGAGGAAGAAGCCACCGGGCATGCTTTCGAAATCAACGAGCACAACAACAGTCGGCGGCAGTACGACAGCAGCATCACCGAAGAGGCCCTGGCGATGATCCAGGCCGATGAGTGGCTGCGCAACGCCAAAAGCACCGTGCTGTTCAACAACGGCTGGCATAAGGGTGTCATCGGCATTGTGGCCTCCCGCTGCATCGAGAAGTTTCACCGCCCGACCATCATCCTCACCGAGTCGCACAACAAGGCGGCCGGGTCGGCCCGGTCAGTGCCGGGCTTCGACGTCTACGAAGCCATTGAAGAATGCGCGGACCTGCTGGAGCAGTTCGGCGGCCACACCTTTGCGGCCGGTCTGACGCTGAAGATTGAAAACGTTCCGCTGTTCCGGCAACGGTTTGAAGAGGTGGTGCAGCGCCGCATCCGGGAAGAACAGCTCATTCCGCAGGTTGAAATCGACCTGCCGATCGACCTGAGCGCGGTGGACATGAAGTTCCACAAGATCCTGAAGCAGATGGCTCCGTTCGGGCCGGAAAATATGTCGCCGGTCTTCTGCACCGACGAGGTGTATCTCTACAGCGGGCCGTTTACGATGAAGGAGAAGCACCTGAAATTCCAGATTCAGCACCATTCGTCGCCGCAGATCTTCACCTGCATTGGCTTCAACATGGCCCACTACGCCCTTGAACTGCGGCGCGGCGAGCCTTTTTCCATTTGTTATCAGATTGAACTCAACCACTACAACGGGCAAACCTCGTTACAGCTTTACCTGAAAGATATTAAAATTGCCTCCCGTACCGTTCCTAATCAGCAGATTCTTAGTGGGACAGGATTACGACAAGATTTTTAA
- a CDS encoding RpnC/YadD family protein, whose amino-acid sequence MKETHPDTTGLSRSLHQLEVLSKLRNLQDETIKQIEAMPFVYDLETDIRFLQGIRKGQLEGLKEGLQEGEEKARKEIVANLLRLGTLSSEQIAAAAGVSLDFIEQIRRQPNV is encoded by the coding sequence TTGAAAGAAACGCATCCGGACACAACGGGTCTGAGCCGGTCGCTGCACCAGCTCGAAGTTCTGTCAAAATTGCGTAATTTACAGGACGAAACCATTAAACAAATCGAAGCCATGCCGTTTGTCTATGACCTCGAAACCGATATTCGCTTTCTCCAGGGTATTCGTAAAGGGCAGCTGGAGGGGCTGAAAGAAGGTCTCCAGGAGGGTGAAGAGAAAGCCCGAAAAGAAATCGTCGCGAACCTCCTCCGGCTGGGAACACTCAGCAGCGAACAGATTGCAGCGGCGGCCGGTGTTTCGCTCGACTTTATTGAACAAATCAGGCGACAACCAAACGTCTGA
- the lptB gene encoding LPS export ABC transporter ATP-binding protein — MLLRTENLVKKYGSRLVNDNVSYQVEQGEIVGLLGPNGAGKTTSFYMAVGLIKPNSGKVYIDQTDVTDMPMYKRARLGVGYLAQEASVFRDLSVEENIMAVLEMTDLSKAEQKEKMEALLEEFHLTHVRKNLGKVLSGGERRRTEIARALAVDPRFILLDEPFAGVDPIAVEDIQSIVAKLKHKNIGILITDHNVNETLSITDRAYLLFEGKILKQGTAEDLANDEQVRRVYLGQNFELKRKI, encoded by the coding sequence ATGCTTCTTCGTACCGAAAATTTAGTTAAGAAATACGGCTCCCGCCTGGTCAACGACAATGTTTCGTACCAGGTCGAACAGGGCGAAATCGTCGGACTCCTCGGCCCCAACGGCGCGGGCAAAACGACTTCTTTTTACATGGCCGTGGGCCTCATCAAGCCCAACAGCGGCAAGGTGTACATCGACCAGACGGACGTGACGGACATGCCCATGTACAAGCGCGCCCGCCTCGGCGTCGGGTATCTGGCGCAGGAAGCTTCCGTATTCCGGGACTTGTCCGTGGAAGAGAACATCATGGCCGTTCTGGAAATGACCGACCTGTCCAAAGCGGAACAGAAGGAGAAGATGGAAGCCCTGCTGGAAGAATTTCACCTGACCCACGTCCGGAAAAACCTCGGTAAGGTGCTGTCGGGCGGTGAGCGGCGACGGACCGAAATTGCCCGGGCACTCGCCGTGGACCCCCGCTTCATTCTGCTTGACGAACCGTTTGCGGGCGTGGACCCCATTGCCGTTGAAGACATTCAGAGCATTGTCGCGAAGCTGAAGCACAAAAACATCGGCATCCTCATTACGGACCATAACGTAAACGAAACCCTGTCGATCACCGACCGGGCGTATCTGCTCTTCGAAGGAAAAATTCTGAAGCAGGGCACGGCCGAAGACCTGGCCAACGACGAACAGGTGCGGCGCGTCTACCTCGGCCAGAATTTCGAGCTGAAACGGAAGATCTAG
- the recO gene encoding DNA repair protein RecO produces the protein MLQKTRGIVLSYIRYRETSIIVRVYTEEYGLQSYIVNSVRSSKSKGSRIALYQPLTMLEMVVYYKPDRDLHRLSEAKTTYPLQHIPFEVAKSSMALFMSEMLSKTLKEEAGNPELYRFLEASILHLEEASSGFENFHIAFLLKLAAFLGFVPSSASEFESQLREHNYPFLPDESAEAALAVFLRQPLGTPVKINRSVRGELLDAVVAFYRIHIDGLGEIKSLPVLREVLS, from the coding sequence ATGTTGCAAAAAACCAGAGGCATTGTCCTGAGCTATATCCGTTATCGCGAAACGTCCATCATCGTGCGCGTTTACACCGAGGAATATGGTTTACAGAGTTATATTGTCAACAGCGTCCGCTCGTCGAAGAGCAAGGGCAGCCGGATTGCGCTGTACCAGCCGCTGACGATGCTCGAAATGGTGGTCTATTACAAACCGGACCGCGACCTGCACCGGCTCTCGGAGGCGAAAACGACTTATCCGCTTCAGCACATTCCGTTTGAGGTCGCCAAGTCGAGCATGGCGCTGTTTATGAGCGAAATGCTGAGTAAAACGCTGAAGGAGGAAGCCGGCAACCCGGAATTGTACCGGTTTCTGGAAGCGTCCATTCTTCACCTGGAGGAGGCGAGTTCCGGCTTTGAAAACTTCCACATCGCGTTTCTGCTCAAACTGGCGGCCTTTCTGGGCTTTGTTCCGTCCAGCGCGTCGGAGTTTGAGAGCCAGTTGCGGGAGCATAACTACCCGTTTCTGCCCGATGAGTCGGCCGAAGCGGCGCTGGCCGTGTTTCTTCGCCAGCCGCTGGGGACACCCGTGAAAATCAATCGTTCGGTCCGGGGCGAACTGCTGGATGCGGTGGTGGCCTTTTACCGGATTCACATCGATGGCCTGGGCGAAATCAAATCGCTGCCCGTGTTGCGCGAAGTGCTTTCGTAA
- a CDS encoding fumarylacetoacetate hydrolase family protein has protein sequence MKLYRTRHGIVAEHDGQFHRAPSDDWDYLVNQDDLYAFLQQEVPSTAASDEYRSWVETDLLAPISRQEIWASGVTYLRSREARMEEAKDAGGGDFYARVYDAERPELFFKSTANRAVGPGAAVRIRKDSAWNVPEPELTLFITSGGKIAGYTCGNDMSSRDIEGENPLYLPQAKTYDGSAAIGPCLLVPEKPISPETEIRLEIRRDGKPVFDQNIAINRMKRQHTELVSFLFRECSFPFGCYLMTGTGIVPPDDFTLRIGDEVAITIDGIGTLRNTVEQ, from the coding sequence ATGAAACTCTACCGTACCCGCCACGGCATTGTTGCCGAACACGATGGCCAATTCCACCGTGCGCCTTCCGATGACTGGGATTACCTCGTCAATCAGGATGACCTCTACGCTTTTTTGCAGCAGGAAGTTCCGTCGACGGCGGCTTCGGACGAATACCGCTCGTGGGTAGAGACCGACCTGCTCGCCCCGATCAGCCGGCAGGAAATCTGGGCTTCGGGCGTGACCTACCTCCGCAGCCGGGAAGCCCGCATGGAAGAAGCCAAAGACGCCGGTGGCGGCGATTTCTACGCCCGTGTCTACGACGCCGAGCGCCCCGAACTCTTCTTCAAATCCACGGCAAACCGGGCCGTTGGGCCGGGGGCTGCGGTCCGCATCCGGAAAGATTCAGCCTGGAACGTTCCCGAGCCGGAACTGACGCTGTTTATTACTTCTGGGGGAAAAATTGCGGGTTATACCTGCGGCAACGACATGAGCTCGCGCGACATTGAAGGCGAAAACCCGCTCTATCTGCCCCAGGCCAAAACCTACGACGGTTCGGCCGCCATCGGTCCCTGTCTCCTGGTTCCCGAAAAACCCATTTCGCCCGAAACAGAAATCCGGCTGGAGATCCGGCGGGACGGCAAACCGGTTTTTGACCAGAACATCGCCATCAACCGCATGAAGCGGCAGCATACGGAACTCGTCTCGTTTCTGTTTCGCGAATGTTCCTTTCCGTTTGGCTGTTACCTGATGACGGGCACGGGCATTGTCCCGCCCGATGACTTCACGCTGCGAATCGGTGATGAAGTAGCGATCACGATCGACGGAATCGGAACGCTGCGCAATACTGTAGAACAATAA
- a CDS encoding aldehyde dehydrogenase (NADP(+)), producing MTFQAINPATGETLPGDFRESSPQDVAAACERAAEAFQSYRKLSGQDKAAFLDRIADEIMALGDALLERAHQETALPLPRLTGERGRTAGQLRLFAEYLREGSWVDARIDTALPDRQPLPRPDLRQMLIPLGPVGIFGASNFPLAFSVAGGDTASALAAGCPVVVKAHPAHPGTSEMVGQAIQRAAEAYNLPDGVFQLIGGRGNESGIALVQHPAIKAIGFTGSFRGGKALFDAAARRPEPIPVYAEMGSTNPVFFLPGIIQQKGAALAQAYVDSVTLGVGQFCTNPGLAILPGSPEAQAFAEAARTAISAASPAHMLTPAIREAFVAGIAKLTGLPEVTLAGQATAAANGPSAGAPAPGTPTLLSAKADTLLTHPELAEEVFGPGSVLIEADTKDQLLEIARNLEGHLTATVHGTPEELEEYRDLLEILEQKVGRLLLNGFPTGVEVSHAMTHGGPYPATTDVRTTSVGTNAIRRFARPVCYQNFPDALLPDELKEANPLTIWRLVNGAFTK from the coding sequence ATGACATTCCAAGCCATCAACCCTGCCACCGGCGAAACGCTGCCCGGTGATTTCCGCGAATCGTCGCCGCAGGATGTGGCGGCCGCCTGCGAGCGGGCCGCCGAAGCCTTTCAATCGTACCGCAAACTTTCCGGTCAGGACAAGGCGGCTTTTCTGGACCGCATTGCCGACGAAATCATGGCCCTGGGCGACGCGCTGCTCGAACGGGCCCATCAGGAAACAGCGCTTCCCCTCCCCCGCCTGACCGGCGAGCGGGGCCGTACCGCAGGCCAGCTCCGGCTCTTTGCCGAATACCTGCGTGAAGGCTCCTGGGTGGATGCCCGCATCGATACCGCCCTCCCCGACCGACAGCCGCTTCCCCGCCCCGATTTGCGGCAGATGCTGATTCCGCTCGGTCCGGTGGGAATTTTTGGCGCCAGCAACTTCCCTCTGGCCTTTTCGGTGGCGGGTGGCGATACGGCCTCTGCCCTGGCGGCGGGTTGTCCGGTGGTGGTGAAAGCCCATCCGGCGCATCCGGGCACGTCGGAGATGGTCGGGCAGGCTATCCAGCGGGCCGCCGAAGCCTACAACCTGCCGGATGGGGTGTTCCAGCTGATTGGCGGGCGCGGCAACGAATCCGGCATAGCGCTGGTGCAGCATCCGGCCATCAAAGCCATTGGTTTCACCGGTTCTTTCCGCGGCGGCAAGGCGCTGTTTGATGCCGCCGCCCGCCGCCCCGAGCCGATTCCGGTTTATGCGGAAATGGGCAGCACCAATCCGGTCTTCTTCCTGCCGGGCATCATCCAGCAGAAAGGCGCGGCACTGGCCCAGGCGTACGTGGATTCGGTGACGCTGGGCGTTGGACAATTCTGTACCAATCCGGGACTGGCCATTCTGCCCGGAAGTCCGGAGGCCCAGGCGTTCGCCGAGGCCGCCCGAACGGCCATCTCGGCCGCCAGCCCGGCCCACATGCTGACTCCGGCCATCCGCGAAGCGTTTGTGGCGGGGATTGCCAAATTAACGGGTTTGCCGGAGGTGACTCTCGCCGGGCAGGCAACAGCCGCCGCCAACGGTCCGTCCGCTGGCGCTCCGGCGCCCGGCACGCCGACGCTGCTTTCGGCCAAAGCCGATACGCTGCTGACCCATCCCGAGCTGGCCGAAGAAGTGTTTGGCCCCGGCAGTGTACTGATCGAAGCGGATACAAAAGACCAGTTGCTGGAGATTGCCCGCAATCTGGAAGGCCACCTGACGGCCACCGTTCACGGGACGCCGGAAGAGCTGGAGGAGTACCGGGATTTGCTCGAAATTCTGGAACAAAAGGTCGGACGCCTGCTGCTGAACGGCTTCCCGACCGGCGTGGAAGTGAGCCACGCCATGACTCATGGCGGCCCGTATCCGGCCACCACCGACGTCCGGACTACCTCGGTCGGGACGAACGCCATCCGGCGCTTTGCCCGGCCCGTGTGCTACCAGAACTTCCCCGATGCGCTGCTGCCTGACGAACTGAAAGAGGCGAATCCGCTGACCATCTGGCGACTGGTAAACGGAGCGTTTACAAAATAA
- a CDS encoding DUF1501 domain-containing protein, translating into MKRRDFFKQSALATAGTMLIPNFLKAYEAQALGRKAFNGRVLVIVQLSGGNDGLNTVVPFRNDIYYRERPAIAVAPGNVLKLNDEIGFNPALQALRELYDDGVVTVLNNVGYPNPDRSHFRSMDIWQTASDSDQYLTTGWLGRYLDAACAGTAVRTPHRLIEVDDTLSLALKGEHLNGLAMLDPKKLHNQTNSRFVRELAAIKAADDEHNVSYLYKTLAETASSADYVYSKANVSATHTSYPASEMGRSLKTVAELITSGVETSVYYLSISGFDTHINQPGQQERLLRQYAEAVQAFTKDMKANNRLNDVMLMTFSEFGRRLKQNASNGTDHGTANNLFLIGGGLTPGKVFNEAPNLTDLDEGDLKYSIDFRRIYATLLRDWLKADDVAILGKKFDTLNFV; encoded by the coding sequence ATGAAACGTCGGGATTTCTTTAAACAATCAGCGCTGGCTACGGCCGGAACCATGCTGATTCCGAACTTCTTAAAAGCATACGAAGCCCAGGCACTGGGCCGAAAGGCGTTCAATGGCCGGGTGCTGGTAATCGTCCAGTTATCGGGCGGTAACGACGGCCTCAACACCGTGGTCCCCTTTCGGAATGACATCTATTACCGGGAACGCCCGGCCATTGCGGTAGCACCGGGGAACGTCCTGAAACTGAACGACGAAATCGGCTTCAATCCTGCCCTGCAGGCGCTTCGGGAACTGTACGACGATGGCGTGGTCACGGTGCTTAACAACGTTGGTTACCCCAACCCGGACCGGTCGCATTTTCGTTCTATGGACATCTGGCAGACGGCAAGCGATTCGGACCAGTACCTGACGACGGGCTGGCTGGGTCGTTATCTGGATGCGGCCTGCGCCGGTACGGCCGTCCGGACCCCGCACCGCCTCATCGAAGTCGACGATACGCTCAGTCTGGCCCTGAAGGGCGAACACCTGAACGGACTGGCGATGCTGGACCCGAAAAAACTGCATAACCAGACCAACAGCCGTTTTGTGAGGGAACTGGCGGCCATCAAGGCCGCGGATGACGAGCATAACGTAAGTTATCTTTACAAAACGCTGGCCGAAACGGCCTCTTCGGCTGATTATGTGTACAGCAAGGCCAACGTCTCCGCCACGCACACCAGCTACCCGGCCAGCGAAATGGGCCGAAGCCTGAAGACCGTTGCAGAACTCATTACCTCCGGCGTAGAAACGAGCGTTTATTACCTCTCCATTTCGGGCTTCGATACACACATCAACCAGCCCGGCCAGCAGGAGCGCCTGCTGCGGCAGTACGCCGAGGCGGTGCAGGCGTTTACAAAAGACATGAAAGCCAACAACCGGCTGAACGATGTGATGCTGATGACCTTTTCGGAATTCGGGCGGCGGCTGAAACAAAACGCCAGCAACGGCACCGACCACGGCACGGCCAACAACCTGTTCCTCATCGGCGGCGGTCTTACGCCCGGAAAAGTTTTCAACGAGGCCCCTAATCTGACGGACCTGGATGAAGGCGACCTGAAGTACAGCATCGACTTCCGGCGCATTTACGCTACCCTGTTGCGCGACTGGCTCAAAGCCGACGACGTGGCGATTCTGGGTAAGAAGTTTGATACCCTGAATTTTGTGTAA
- a CDS encoding DUF1800 domain-containing protein, with product MNEKNTKRQQVQHLFWRAGFGASPQQVQEALRRPLRRLVRDLFDDSRTFTPLTPVTSPGEPARKELKEAFRNGQLDRDKLKERLRMNRESIRDLNLNWADRMASGKGALREKLALFWHGHFACRVQNARAMEQYAGVIREKALAPFGELLTAVSKSPAMLQFLNNQQNRKNAPNENFAREVMELFTLGRGNYTEKDIKEAARAFTGWGYNLEGDFVFRRAVHDEGEKTVLGQTGRFEGEDILKILLEKEATATFIVRKLYRYFVNEEADESLVRELATRYFRTGYDTAALLETIFTSDWFYEPRNIGCRIKSPVELMAGMQHSLAMSVEPRQPVLFVQKTLGQVLFYPPNVAGWPGGRTWIDSSSLLFRMKLPDYLLRSAEVNIRPKDDGDAATENLFKRKNRLFETTIDWAGFERAFAEVKDTDLPDELAAYLLQQPLGAKQRELVLKQVKKEGSRPEKIQSLTAAIMALPEYQLC from the coding sequence ATGAACGAAAAAAATACGAAAAGACAGCAGGTACAGCACCTTTTCTGGCGTGCTGGGTTCGGCGCCTCGCCGCAGCAGGTACAGGAAGCGCTCCGCCGACCACTCCGCCGCCTGGTCCGGGACCTGTTCGACGACAGCCGGACGTTCACGCCCCTCACGCCTGTTACCTCCCCCGGCGAACCCGCCAGAAAGGAACTGAAGGAAGCCTTCCGAAACGGCCAGCTCGACCGGGACAAACTGAAAGAGCGCCTGCGGATGAACCGCGAGTCCATCCGTGACCTCAATCTGAACTGGGCAGACCGCATGGCCTCCGGCAAAGGAGCCCTGCGCGAAAAACTGGCCCTCTTCTGGCACGGCCACTTCGCCTGCCGCGTTCAGAACGCCCGCGCCATGGAGCAGTATGCCGGTGTCATCCGCGAAAAAGCCTTGGCTCCCTTCGGCGAACTGCTGACGGCCGTTTCCAAATCGCCCGCCATGCTGCAATTCCTCAACAACCAGCAGAACCGGAAAAATGCGCCCAACGAGAACTTCGCCCGCGAAGTAATGGAGTTGTTTACGCTCGGGCGGGGCAATTACACCGAGAAAGACATCAAAGAAGCCGCCCGCGCCTTCACGGGCTGGGGGTATAACCTGGAAGGCGATTTTGTTTTTCGCCGGGCCGTGCACGACGAAGGCGAAAAAACGGTACTTGGTCAGACGGGCCGTTTTGAAGGAGAAGACATTCTTAAAATTTTACTGGAGAAAGAAGCGACCGCTACCTTTATTGTCCGCAAACTGTACCGGTATTTCGTAAACGAAGAAGCGGACGAGTCGCTGGTCCGGGAGCTGGCCACCCGCTATTTCCGGACGGGTTACGATACGGCCGCTCTGCTGGAGACGATTTTTACCAGCGACTGGTTTTACGAACCCCGCAACATCGGGTGCCGGATCAAATCACCGGTGGAACTGATGGCCGGTATGCAGCACAGTCTCGCTATGTCGGTGGAGCCGCGCCAGCCGGTTCTGTTCGTTCAGAAAACGCTTGGTCAGGTGCTTTTTTACCCGCCCAATGTGGCAGGCTGGCCCGGTGGCCGAACCTGGATCGACAGTTCAAGTCTGTTGTTCCGGATGAAATTGCCCGATTACCTGCTGCGGTCGGCGGAAGTGAATATCCGGCCGAAAGACGACGGAGATGCCGCGACGGAGAACCTTTTCAAGCGAAAAAATCGGCTGTTTGAGACGACCATCGACTGGGCCGGGTTCGAGCGGGCCTTCGCGGAGGTGAAGGATACCGACCTGCCGGACGAACTGGCGGCTTACCTGTTGCAGCAGCCGCTGGGCGCCAAGCAGCGCGAACTGGTTCTGAAACAGGTGAAAAAAGAGGGTTCCAGACCGGAAAAAATCCAGTCGCTTACCGCAGCCATCATGGCCTTGCCTGAATACCAACTTTGTTAA